Proteins co-encoded in one Leptospiraceae bacterium genomic window:
- a CDS encoding trypsin-like peptidase domain-containing protein — protein sequence MAVCILIGTVISPIVFFGKKDTGPMFLEAETGTPVKDTPAKAQAIALENAFQDVFDTVSQSVVSISTEKTVKIKNHPQANDPFFDHFFGGNAPRQGGQELKQKQRGLGSGIILNEEGYILTNEHVVGDMDRLTVKLKNKKTYEAKLIGSDKTIDLALLKIKASPGDLKPVALGDSSKVRVGNWAIAIGAPHGLEHSFTVGVVSAIARGGIDASGLGYIQTDAAINHGNSGGPLLNIHGEVIGINRMIVSPSGGSIGIGLTIPINDAKRVFEELKTNGKVKHAWLGVGLETLSEEDIKELKLTESKGAIVREVKKDSPADQAGIKIQDVIVRVGEKDVETREDVIEAVLGTRVGRKVDVKLIRKGSPLKLTITTAERPF from the coding sequence ATGGCAGTCTGTATCTTAATTGGCACTGTTATATCACCTATCGTTTTTTTTGGTAAAAAAGATACGGGTCCAATGTTTTTAGAAGCCGAAACTGGAACGCCAGTGAAGGATACTCCTGCGAAGGCGCAGGCGATTGCATTGGAAAATGCGTTTCAAGATGTATTCGATACAGTATCGCAGAGTGTCGTTTCCATTTCGACAGAAAAGACAGTAAAAATAAAAAATCATCCGCAGGCAAACGATCCATTCTTCGATCATTTCTTTGGGGGCAATGCTCCAAGACAAGGCGGACAAGAACTCAAACAAAAACAGAGAGGACTTGGCTCTGGAATTATCCTCAATGAAGAAGGATACATTCTTACAAATGAACATGTTGTAGGCGACATGGACAGACTGACTGTTAAACTCAAAAATAAAAAAACCTACGAAGCCAAACTTATTGGCTCTGACAAAACTATCGACTTAGCACTTCTAAAAATCAAAGCATCACCTGGAGATTTAAAACCGGTTGCGCTTGGCGATTCTTCTAAAGTGAGAGTAGGCAATTGGGCAATTGCGATTGGTGCTCCTCATGGACTAGAGCATTCTTTTACAGTTGGTGTGGTGAGTGCGATTGCGAGAGGTGGAATTGATGCTTCCGGTCTTGGTTATATTCAAACAGATGCGGCAATCAATCATGGAAATAGTGGGGGACCTCTTCTTAATATTCATGGTGAGGTAATTGGGATTAACCGCATGATTGTTTCTCCGAGTGGTGGCTCTATTGGAATTGGATTAACGATTCCTATCAATGATGCAAAGCGAGTCTTCGAAGAATTAAAGACAAACGGAAAAGTAAAACATGCCTGGTTAGGAGTTGGTCTTGAAACTCTTTCAGAAGAAGATATAAAAGAATTAAAACTAACTGAATCGAAAGGAGCAATCGTTCGTGAGGTTAAGAAGGATTCACCGGCAGACCAAGCAGGGATTAAGATCCAAGATGTAATTGTTCGCGTCGGAGAAAAAGATGTAGAAACAAGAGAAGATGTAATTGAAGCAGTGCTTGGAACTAGAGTTGGTAGAAAAGTAGATGTGAAGTTGATTCGAAAAGGATCTCCTTTGAAGCTAACTATCACAACTGCAGAGAGACCTTTCTAA
- a CDS encoding chemotaxis protein CheB, translating into MIENKIKVLLIDDSPIVLNILKRILDKSSEVLVIGTAKNGSEGLDQVRFLNPDVICTDLMMPVMDGLEFTKQLMETNPKPILVVSAALQGENETNVFQLLEAGALDVFPKPLGGTEKDYDMIRDRLVSKIRVIKSIPVYKKTKKHPGVDTGSFPTITSSQKQVIKFLGIGASTGGPNAIQQVLGGLPREFPLPILCVQHISDGFIESMVSWLGQNTKLKVKIMHEGETPVAGTVYFPQNLKHMVIGSDGKLQVSNEAPFNGHCPSVNVLFKSLAKYAGDKTLAVILTGMGDDGATGILTIKHLGGKTIGEAESTCVVYGMPKVAKEIGALDIQLPVDKIASHILGLI; encoded by the coding sequence ATGATAGAAAATAAAATCAAAGTATTGCTCATCGATGATTCGCCTATCGTCTTGAACATATTAAAAAGAATTTTAGATAAGAGTTCCGAAGTATTGGTAATCGGAACTGCAAAGAATGGAAGCGAAGGATTAGACCAGGTTCGCTTTTTAAATCCAGACGTGATCTGCACTGATCTCATGATGCCAGTCATGGATGGACTAGAATTTACAAAGCAGCTAATGGAGACTAACCCCAAACCGATTCTTGTTGTAAGTGCGGCGCTTCAGGGAGAAAACGAAACGAATGTATTTCAATTACTCGAAGCTGGAGCACTCGATGTATTTCCTAAACCATTAGGCGGAACAGAAAAGGACTATGATATGATTCGCGATAGACTCGTTTCAAAAATACGCGTAATCAAGAGTATCCCCGTTTATAAAAAAACTAAGAAACATCCTGGAGTTGATACAGGAAGCTTTCCTACAATCACTAGCTCTCAAAAACAAGTAATAAAATTCCTCGGTATCGGTGCATCAACAGGTGGACCAAATGCAATACAACAAGTGCTCGGTGGACTACCTAGAGAGTTCCCTCTTCCCATACTTTGCGTCCAACATATAAGTGATGGATTCATTGAGAGTATGGTTTCCTGGCTTGGACAAAATACAAAACTGAAAGTAAAAATCATGCACGAAGGAGAAACTCCTGTTGCGGGCACTGTGTATTTTCCGCAGAACTTAAAACATATGGTGATAGGATCTGACGGCAAATTACAAGTATCCAATGAAGCACCGTTTAATGGTCATTGTCCCTCAGTCAATGTGTTATTCAAATCTCTCGCCAAATACGCCGGAGATAAAACTCTCGCAGTAATCCTAACAGGCATGGGAGATGATGGAGCAACGGGGATACTCACCATTAAACACTTAGGTGGAAAAACAATCGGGGAAGCAGAATCAACTTGTGTAGTCTATGGAATGCCGAAAGTCGCAAAAGAAATTGGCGCATTAGATATTCAACTTCCAGTTGATAAAATAGCATCGCATATACTAGGATTGATTTAG
- the ruvB gene encoding Holliday junction branch migration DNA helicase RuvB — protein sequence MVNDRILNPEDKSSDDLSLRPDNLTDFIGQKDILENLRVFIEAAKKREASLDHVLLSGPPGLGKTTLAGIVAKEIGSNLTVTSAQVISKGADLARFLTMLNEKDILFIDEIHSLNRNLEEILYPAMEDYKIDLVVGEGITAQTVQIPLKKFTLVGATTRSGMISEPLKNRFGIQFRLEYYSDEEMARIVSRSAKILNIQIDSNAALEIGKRSRKTPRIANHLLKRIRDFAEVQNNGRITLEVCKSSLQKLGIDHLGLDNMDRQILTCMIERYKGGPVGLKAIAVIVGEEERTIEDSYESYLVRIGLILRTPAGRMASELAYQHMGLEGKKKMNKEIFSFDLNSLDEDERRLLLSASLVFFMLSFSIAHLFTKNMLWRLLGTDSNIVDMKKGGENQKVYEVLLEQEFTNKTKKDEIKALSNEDSAGSGGLTEKEGFHTNSPFYEFIYGGMPSSSPQMTQKDSESKKTEDEIYEVGIFQNDPMMKVTPQKTSVSNPNTGQETKIPFNYRFQKDFEFRWDGSSQLSIPRKKMAGYEYFKHMIKQIEEGFAAPGGGNIAYRDQAGFFIREGISPGETKVSFMLNDAGQVIDVKQVTSQGQEIVDRACMDSLRGQNFGPVPAEVKEQGMIFGINFVFPGHIRYR from the coding sequence TTGGTAAACGATAGAATACTCAATCCAGAAGATAAAAGCAGTGATGATTTATCTTTACGTCCTGATAATCTAACAGATTTCATTGGTCAAAAGGATATTCTCGAAAACTTGCGCGTATTCATCGAAGCCGCCAAGAAAAGAGAAGCTTCTTTAGATCATGTATTGTTATCGGGACCTCCCGGACTCGGCAAAACAACATTAGCCGGTATCGTAGCAAAAGAAATTGGCTCTAATCTAACTGTAACATCAGCGCAAGTCATTTCCAAAGGAGCTGACCTAGCTCGGTTTCTTACAATGCTAAACGAAAAAGACATTCTATTCATTGATGAAATTCACAGTCTCAATCGAAATCTAGAAGAAATTCTTTATCCTGCAATGGAAGACTACAAAATTGATCTAGTAGTAGGAGAAGGAATTACAGCGCAAACTGTGCAGATACCTCTAAAAAAATTTACACTTGTAGGAGCGACTACAAGAAGTGGAATGATTAGTGAGCCACTCAAGAATCGTTTTGGAATTCAATTTCGTTTAGAGTATTATTCGGATGAAGAGATGGCGCGTATCGTTTCTCGCTCAGCCAAGATTTTAAATATCCAGATTGATTCAAATGCTGCACTTGAGATTGGTAAGCGCAGTAGGAAAACTCCTCGGATTGCAAATCATTTACTCAAAAGAATTCGTGATTTCGCAGAAGTGCAGAATAACGGGCGTATTACGCTAGAAGTCTGTAAAAGCTCTCTACAAAAATTAGGAATTGATCATCTAGGTCTGGACAATATGGATAGACAAATTCTAACTTGTATGATAGAAAGATACAAAGGCGGACCTGTTGGATTAAAAGCGATAGCCGTCATAGTAGGAGAAGAAGAAAGAACGATTGAAGATTCCTATGAATCTTATCTCGTTCGTATTGGGCTAATACTGCGAACCCCCGCAGGTAGAATGGCAAGTGAGTTAGCCTATCAACATATGGGCTTGGAAGGAAAGAAAAAGATGAACAAAGAAATCTTTTCTTTTGATTTAAACTCACTCGATGAGGATGAACGGCGTTTGCTGCTATCAGCAAGCCTTGTATTTTTCATGCTCTCTTTTTCTATTGCCCATTTATTTACAAAGAATATGCTCTGGCGTCTTCTCGGAACAGATAGTAATATTGTGGATATGAAGAAAGGCGGAGAGAATCAAAAAGTCTACGAAGTTCTACTCGAACAAGAATTTACAAACAAAACTAAAAAAGATGAAATCAAAGCTCTCTCGAATGAAGACTCCGCTGGATCAGGTGGGCTTACCGAAAAAGAAGGATTTCACACAAACTCTCCATTCTACGAATTTATCTATGGAGGAATGCCTAGCTCATCTCCTCAAATGACGCAAAAGGATTCTGAATCTAAAAAGACAGAAGACGAAATCTATGAAGTGGGAATCTTTCAAAACGATCCGATGATGAAAGTAACTCCACAAAAAACATCTGTATCCAATCCGAACACAGGACAGGAAACCAAAATCCCTTTCAACTATCGTTTCCAAAAAGACTTTGAGTTTAGATGGGACGGTTCGAGTCAACTCTCTATTCCCCGCAAGAAAATGGCTGGTTATGAATACTTCAAGCATATGATAAAACAAATAGAAGAAGGATTTGCAGCACCGGGCGGAGGCAATATCGCCTATCGTGACCAGGCTGGATTTTTTATTCGAGAAGGAATTAGTCCGGGGGAAACAAAGGTTAGCTTCATGCTAAATGATGCAGGACAAGTAATCGATGTAAAGCAAGTCACTTCGCAGGGACAAGAAATTGTAGACCGCGCTTGCATGGATTCCCTCCGCGGACAAAACTTCGGTCCTGTTCCAGCAGAGGTAAAAGAACAGGGAATGATCTTTGGGATTAACTTCGTTTTCCCCGGTCATATCAGATACCGGTAA
- a CDS encoding chemotaxis protein CheW translates to MVIKVNTPMQESFLVFSVQSNVYAIQSSHVVELIWLPELTRIESNSFFVVGYFNFRGEFVPIIDLNLRQGMKTKRYSVNDRILVITQDKKKFGIHINDVHNVIHFTHEKQTISNEIIADKITDGVIQTQFGITQIINLEALTNLDIPPSDPKRIKPFSDIHLAKLFSGITEKDKQILISRKNNYSQSTNIKEYSNLLSVVVFRLKDEYLAIELKYILEFAHGEGITRIPCVPAHISGCVNLRGDMLVLIDLLYLLKSEQSTSIENKKIVVIRFDEMMIGLIVDQLIDVIYLSKEQILSNPTDKNTVGENLMKGLCFYDSFSVGLIDTEKIFAYEKLYVEESIGY, encoded by the coding sequence ATGGTTATAAAAGTTAATACACCTATGCAAGAGAGTTTCTTAGTTTTTTCTGTTCAGTCCAATGTCTATGCGATTCAATCCTCTCATGTAGTTGAGCTCATCTGGCTTCCAGAACTTACTCGTATCGAGTCTAATTCTTTCTTTGTAGTCGGGTATTTTAACTTTCGGGGAGAATTTGTCCCAATCATTGATCTCAATCTCAGACAGGGTATGAAAACAAAAAGATATTCTGTAAATGATAGAATTCTAGTTATCACCCAGGACAAAAAAAAATTTGGTATTCACATCAATGATGTTCACAATGTAATTCACTTTACCCATGAAAAACAAACCATCTCAAATGAAATCATTGCAGACAAAATCACAGACGGAGTGATTCAAACTCAATTTGGTATCACACAAATCATCAATCTAGAAGCATTGACTAATCTAGATATACCTCCGTCTGATCCGAAAAGGATTAAACCATTTTCAGATATTCACCTCGCAAAGCTATTCAGCGGTATAACCGAAAAAGACAAGCAAATACTCATTAGCCGTAAGAATAATTATTCGCAGTCTACAAATATCAAAGAGTATTCTAATTTATTATCTGTTGTTGTGTTTCGATTAAAAGATGAATACCTTGCGATCGAATTAAAATACATTCTAGAATTCGCACACGGCGAAGGCATTACTAGAATTCCCTGTGTGCCCGCCCATATTTCTGGTTGTGTAAATTTACGTGGTGACATGCTAGTTCTAATTGATTTACTCTATTTACTGAAATCAGAACAAAGCACATCGATTGAAAACAAAAAAATTGTAGTGATTCGCTTTGACGAAATGATGATTGGTTTGATTGTAGACCAACTCATTGATGTAATTTATCTTTCCAAAGAGCAAATCCTGAGTAACCCCACGGATAAGAATACCGTTGGGGAAAATCTCATGAAAGGACTTTGTTTTTATGATTCATTTAGTGTCGGTCTCATTGACACAGAAAAAATATTCGCTTATGAAAAACTTTATGTAGAAGAAAGTATTGGTTATTAA
- a CDS encoding transposase zinc-binding domain-containing protein, with translation MYICSTNKSKPAYIPAFERWSLYKSIWMNHWEEFRRIYNTRFLSKYGELSDGKIEEVEKLLGCGNFQNGFQRYSCEECDVNLIVPFSCKSRLCLSCYRKKLFGWSVNLSHILNVDLRHIHVTFTIPGTVSNILLQRRGEVEDMISVAAEVYKKELIKFAKLKFKKEEFTISDKDWLPLSPRTASS, from the coding sequence TTGTATATTTGTTCAACCAATAAAAGTAAACCCGCTTATATTCCAGCCTTCGAAAGATGGAGTCTATACAAATCTATTTGGATGAATCACTGGGAAGAGTTTCGGAGAATTTATAACACAAGATTCTTGTCGAAGTATGGAGAACTTTCGGACGGGAAAATAGAAGAGGTGGAAAAGCTTTTAGGTTGCGGGAATTTTCAGAATGGGTTTCAGAGATATTCTTGTGAAGAATGCGATGTAAACTTAATCGTTCCATTTAGTTGTAAATCAAGACTTTGTTTGTCTTGCTATCGCAAGAAACTTTTTGGTTGGTCGGTTAATCTTTCTCATATACTAAACGTAGACTTGCGGCATATTCATGTTACCTTTACAATTCCTGGAACTGTATCTAATATTCTTCTTCAAAGAAGAGGCGAAGTCGAAGATATGATTTCCGTAGCAGCAGAAGTTTACAAGAAAGAATTAATCAAATTCGCAAAACTGAAATTTAAGAAGGAAGAATTTACGATTAGCGACAAAGATTGGTTACCCCTGTCACCTCGAACGGCTTCATCGTGA
- a CDS encoding hybrid sensor histidine kinase/response regulator, which yields MIEDQELRDLFQIESEEHMQVIEKCLLTLEKNPHDYDILHLIFREAHSMKGASRMLGLSDIESIAHIFEEVLGKASRGEFQITPKQIDIYYEGIDAIKKLVNEAVTGESSDVDVISVLDKLIESKNDISNKTKSSENKASIITVEKKEPEEVKPEVPKQEVKVEPKPNPVADNTVIPEPPPKELTATPNPPKPEIKDQIDKIIESKKASVVDTPSKKEGDTEKNKSNSIEQKKTDTMRVDPSKLDALMVQTGELIVTKNRILNRVKEVGDAYYSYEELLRTVQETRNLLSNFAKQTDLSPKHKFFLTQLQELNTKETSKLENLEENINRLKKNLSNDTTRLSLTSMKIERRIYNLRMLSVSTVFSLFHRTVRDLSRETGKNVQLIIEGGETTVDKQILEELKDPLMHIIRNAVDHGIEEKEARTKSGKPELATITLFGKSQSDTVLIEIKDDGKGLDIEKIKSKAIEKGLYNQDELSQMDHKKIYSIIFQHGFSTQSNVSNLSGRGVGMDVVKSFVEKFKGDIDTESELGVGTTFRIKLPIKFSTTHVLIISVGNQKFGFPADNVILSKTIYPKDIFILEGQSTVVIEKQPVHLVQLANYLEIAQITAKKITAPTPCLFIQSDGIKLALVVDSVIEKNEVIIKSFEGILKKVRNVSGATILDSGEICIILHPKELVKTITKTNISIMVEDKNQEESNFKILVVDDSLTTRVQIKRILETEGFDVEIGIDGEDGWSKLNTEKFSIVITDMEMPKMNGLEFTKKIKDSAKLQNTPVIMLTSLGSEENIKQGMDAGADAYLVKTKFDRKDLLQIIKRLR from the coding sequence ATGATCGAAGACCAAGAACTAAGAGATCTCTTCCAGATAGAAAGTGAAGAGCATATGCAAGTAATCGAAAAATGCCTATTGACCTTAGAAAAAAACCCTCATGACTATGATATTCTGCATTTAATATTCAGAGAGGCTCATAGCATGAAAGGTGCTAGCCGTATGCTCGGTCTTTCTGATATAGAATCGATTGCTCATATTTTCGAAGAAGTTTTAGGAAAAGCAAGTCGCGGCGAATTCCAAATTACCCCTAAGCAAATAGACATTTACTATGAAGGCATTGACGCAATCAAGAAACTAGTCAATGAAGCGGTTACAGGCGAAAGCTCCGATGTAGATGTTATTTCTGTTTTAGATAAATTAATTGAAAGTAAGAATGACATCTCCAATAAAACAAAATCCTCTGAAAATAAAGCAAGTATCATCACAGTAGAAAAAAAAGAACCCGAAGAAGTAAAGCCAGAAGTTCCAAAGCAAGAAGTAAAAGTAGAACCCAAGCCCAATCCTGTTGCGGATAATACTGTTATTCCAGAACCACCACCAAAAGAACTAACGGCTACACCTAATCCTCCCAAGCCTGAGATAAAAGATCAGATTGATAAAATCATTGAAAGCAAAAAAGCATCCGTTGTAGATACTCCCTCTAAAAAAGAAGGGGATACTGAAAAGAATAAATCAAATTCTATAGAGCAAAAGAAAACGGATACGATGCGCGTGGATCCATCCAAGTTAGATGCTCTCATGGTGCAAACGGGTGAACTGATTGTAACCAAGAATAGAATTTTAAATCGAGTCAAAGAAGTGGGTGATGCATATTATTCTTACGAAGAGCTTTTACGCACAGTTCAGGAAACTAGAAATCTATTAAGCAATTTCGCAAAGCAAACTGATCTGAGTCCTAAGCATAAATTTTTTCTCACACAGCTACAAGAATTAAACACCAAAGAAACAAGTAAGCTCGAAAACTTAGAAGAGAATATCAATCGACTCAAAAAAAATCTAAGTAATGATACAACACGTCTTAGCCTCACTTCCATGAAAATAGAGAGACGAATCTACAACCTACGAATGCTATCAGTTTCAACTGTGTTCAGCTTGTTTCATAGAACTGTTCGAGATTTAAGCAGAGAGACTGGAAAAAATGTGCAACTCATTATCGAAGGTGGAGAGACAACCGTTGACAAACAAATTCTAGAAGAATTAAAAGATCCTTTGATGCATATTATCCGAAACGCTGTAGACCATGGAATAGAAGAAAAAGAAGCTAGAACCAAATCAGGCAAACCTGAATTAGCCACTATCACTCTATTTGGAAAAAGTCAAAGTGATACTGTATTAATAGAAATCAAAGATGATGGAAAAGGACTCGACATAGAAAAAATCAAGAGCAAGGCAATAGAAAAAGGTTTATACAATCAAGATGAATTGAGTCAAATGGATCATAAAAAAATTTACTCCATCATCTTCCAACATGGATTCTCTACTCAAAGCAATGTTTCCAACCTCTCCGGTCGTGGTGTAGGAATGGATGTAGTAAAAAGCTTTGTAGAAAAATTCAAAGGAGACATTGACACCGAATCCGAATTAGGCGTAGGAACAACATTTAGAATCAAGCTCCCGATTAAATTTTCTACCACTCATGTATTAATCATTTCAGTGGGAAATCAAAAGTTTGGATTTCCGGCGGATAATGTAATACTCAGTAAAACCATTTACCCGAAAGATATTTTCATTTTAGAAGGACAAAGCACAGTCGTTATAGAAAAACAACCAGTGCATCTAGTTCAGCTTGCAAATTATTTAGAGATTGCTCAAATCACAGCAAAGAAAATAACAGCGCCTACTCCTTGTTTGTTCATACAATCAGATGGAATTAAACTTGCACTAGTAGTAGATTCGGTAATCGAAAAAAATGAAGTCATTATTAAATCATTCGAAGGTATATTAAAAAAAGTTAGAAATGTATCCGGTGCTACGATTCTTGATTCGGGGGAAATATGCATTATCCTCCACCCTAAAGAATTAGTAAAGACGATTACTAAAACCAATATTTCTATAATGGTTGAAGACAAGAACCAAGAAGAATCTAATTTTAAAATTCTAGTAGTTGATGATTCTCTTACAACCCGTGTGCAAATAAAGAGGATTCTAGAGACAGAAGGATTCGATGTAGAAATTGGAATCGACGGAGAAGACGGTTGGTCCAAATTAAACACAGAGAAATTTAGCATAGTAATCACAGATATGGAAATGCCTAAGATGAATGGATTAGAATTTACGAAAAAAATAAAGGACTCAGCAAAATTACAAAACACTCCCGTCATCATGCTTACTTCCCTAGGCTCAGAAGAGAACATAAAACAGGGAATGGATGCAGGTGCTGACGCGTATTTAGTAAAAACAAAATTTGATAGAAAAGATTTGTTACAAATCATAAAGAGGCTTAGATGA
- a CDS encoding chemotaxis protein, giving the protein MKNRKETSFLVGPDFLLRSEFEDNAKESSILKKKFETEQAKKALSGESGIVVTTGIAGGKTFTAYAPIELLGVKYALLIDLDYDETLAALSSFQNQMFFITLIVLSIMAIASYFLSRILSKPIQESVNILSTSIREISSVIDNHERTANMQSASVNQTTTTISNIGNSSRLSAEESQSVTMKAKDAQDMAVNGHNSVLEMIQSIDTLKIRVSGIAEQILRLSEKNSQISNIIGLVSELANETNMLALNAAVEAARAGENGKGFEVVAVEIRKLADESKKSALKIQEIISEIKKATDSTVMATEEGVKRADDSSRLGSKVLDSLSGINHSVAGVFDSIEKISINIRQQSISMNEIVSAMNSINRGSQESASGIAQTKVGVNQIGDATRKLRDLVEGHKQG; this is encoded by the coding sequence GTGAAGAACAGAAAAGAAACATCCTTCTTAGTAGGTCCTGATTTTTTACTCAGAAGTGAATTCGAAGACAATGCAAAAGAATCAAGCATCTTAAAAAAGAAATTTGAAACCGAGCAAGCAAAAAAGGCACTTAGCGGCGAATCAGGAATAGTCGTAACAACAGGCATTGCAGGTGGGAAAACATTTACCGCCTATGCACCAATAGAACTACTCGGTGTAAAATATGCCCTGCTCATAGACTTAGATTATGACGAAACACTTGCTGCTCTCTCTAGCTTTCAAAACCAAATGTTTTTTATAACTCTGATTGTTCTTTCAATCATGGCGATAGCAAGTTATTTCCTATCTAGAATTTTAAGTAAGCCTATTCAAGAATCTGTAAATATTCTATCTACTTCCATTCGAGAAATTAGCTCTGTCATTGACAACCATGAAAGAACGGCTAACATGCAGTCTGCCTCAGTCAACCAAACAACTACTACGATTAGTAATATTGGTAACTCTTCTCGCCTCTCTGCCGAAGAATCACAGAGTGTCACAATGAAAGCAAAAGATGCACAGGATATGGCGGTTAACGGGCATAATTCGGTTCTAGAAATGATTCAGTCCATTGACACTTTAAAAATACGAGTTTCCGGCATTGCGGAACAAATCTTACGACTCTCCGAAAAAAATAGTCAGATCAGCAATATAATCGGATTAGTCAGTGAATTAGCAAACGAAACCAATATGCTCGCACTCAATGCAGCAGTAGAAGCGGCGAGAGCTGGTGAGAACGGGAAAGGCTTCGAGGTAGTAGCCGTTGAAATCAGAAAGCTCGCCGATGAAAGCAAGAAGTCAGCCCTAAAGATTCAAGAAATCATTTCGGAAATCAAAAAAGCAACAGACTCTACTGTCATGGCAACAGAAGAAGGAGTGAAACGAGCAGATGATAGCTCAAGACTAGGATCTAAAGTATTAGATTCTCTTTCTGGAATTAATCATTCCGTTGCCGGAGTATTTGATAGCATTGAGAAAATTTCTATCAACATTCGACAACAATCTATTTCCATGAACGAAATTGTAAGCGCGATGAATTCAATCAATCGAGGCTCACAAGAATCTGCCAGTGGCATTGCACAAACAAAAGTCGGCGTCAACCAAATTGGCGATGCAACCCGCAAACTAAGAGACCTAGTCGAAGGTCATAAGCAAGGCTAA
- a CDS encoding ATP-binding protein — protein sequence MKKLPIGIQTFSEIISNNYYYVDKTKVLHELVDNGKYYFLSRPRRFGKSLFLDTLKEAFEGNEKLFKGLYLENNWIWEKKHPVIRIDFGGGVLKNSQELEQKIRELIYANYKKHSIDKGENLSISGIFEELIQALNQKYSEKVVILIDEYDKPILDNITNKDIAREMRDGLRNLYSVMKSADAHIKFVFITGVSKFSKINLFSGLNNLQDITIDERYATICGYTENDLSVFEDKLVNVNREDLKLWYNGYNFLGDKVYNPFDILLYLDCKEFKNFWFETGNPSFLLDLIHENNYNTINIEHIQVTHEEMGAFDVDSIELEVLLFQTGYLTISEKINFGAKIYYILKYPNQEVKMSLTSVILSSLSKNNRVNKNTSELYLLLKDSNLNKIKDIFYSFFASIPHDWYRKNTIANYEGYYASIFYCYFAALGLDVRTEDVTNHGQVDMTVFFEKKVYVLEFKVIELTETGSALAQIKEKKYYEKFLAVDSKDIYLIGIEFSRDSRNIVNYEYEIL from the coding sequence GTGAAGAAACTTCCCATTGGCATTCAGACTTTTTCAGAGATTATTTCGAATAACTACTACTATGTTGATAAGACGAAAGTATTACATGAATTGGTAGACAATGGAAAATACTATTTTCTTTCCCGCCCTAGGCGTTTTGGAAAGAGCCTATTTCTAGATACATTAAAAGAAGCATTTGAAGGAAATGAAAAACTCTTCAAAGGACTCTACCTTGAAAATAACTGGATTTGGGAAAAAAAACATCCAGTGATACGAATTGACTTTGGGGGTGGAGTCTTAAAAAACTCACAGGAGTTAGAACAGAAAATTCGGGAACTTATCTATGCAAATTACAAAAAACATAGTATTGACAAAGGGGAAAATCTTTCCATTTCAGGGATTTTTGAGGAACTCATTCAAGCGTTAAATCAAAAGTATTCCGAAAAAGTTGTGATCCTAATAGATGAATACGACAAACCCATTTTAGATAATATCACAAACAAAGACATTGCAAGAGAGATGCGGGATGGTTTACGAAATCTTTATTCTGTAATGAAGAGTGCTGATGCGCATATAAAGTTTGTTTTTATTACAGGCGTATCCAAATTTTCTAAGATCAATCTTTTTAGCGGACTGAATAATTTACAAGATATTACAATTGACGAACGTTATGCGACAATCTGCGGTTATACCGAAAATGATTTATCTGTTTTCGAAGACAAACTTGTAAATGTGAATCGGGAAGATTTAAAACTTTGGTACAATGGATATAATTTCTTAGGGGATAAAGTATATAATCCGTTCGATATTCTGCTTTATCTGGATTGCAAAGAATTTAAAAATTTCTGGTTTGAAACGGGAAATCCCTCTTTTCTATTAGATTTAATTCACGAGAACAACTACAACACAATAAACATAGAGCATATCCAAGTTACCCACGAAGAGATGGGAGCGTTTGATGTGGATAGTATTGAACTAGAAGTGTTATTGTTCCAAACGGGATATTTGACTATTTCGGAAAAAATAAATTTCGGAGCAAAGATCTATTATATTTTAAAATACCCAAATCAAGAAGTTAAGATGAGTCTAACAAGCGTTATTCTTTCCTCTCTATCCAAAAATAATAGAGTCAATAAAAACACATCAGAGTTATACTTACTTCTAAAAGATTCCAACCTAAATAAAATAAAAGATATCTTCTATTCGTTCTTTGCCTCTATTCCACATGACTGGTATCGGAAAAATACTATTGCGAATTATGAAGGTTATTATGCATCTATCTTCTACTGTTATTTTGCAGCCCTTGGTTTAGATGTTCGCACAGAGGATGTAACGAACCATGGTCAAGTAGATATGACCGTGTTCTTCGAAAAAAAAGTATATGTATTAGAATTCAAAGTAATTGAACTCACCGAAACTGGCTCCGCCCTTGCACAGATCAAAGAAAAAAAATACTACGAAAAGTTTTTAGCGGTTGATTCCAAAGATATTTACCTAATAGGAATAGAGTTCTCAAGAGACAGTCGTAATATAGTAAATTACGAATATGAAATTTTGTAA